In Nocardioides nitrophenolicus, the genomic window CCGCCGGCGATCGAGGTGAAGGTCCCCGCGACGTCGCGGGTGCTGCCGAAGCCGACGACGGGCGAGCCCGAGGTCATCGAGTCGACCGTGGCGACCAGCAGCTGGGAGCGGCGCTCGTTGCTGTGCGGGTGGCTGAGGCGCTCGCCGATCGTCGTACCGAGGGGGGTGCTGGTCAGCGCCACGCCGCCGACGATCACGACCACGGCCAGCCCGGCGAGGGCGGCATGGTGGCGCCGGGTGGCCAGCAGCACGAGCAGGCCGACACAGCAGCCGCCGACCGCCAGCCACAGGCCGCGGTTCAGGCTCCACACGACCGGGATCGCCGCCAGGACGAGGACGACGGGCGCCAGCAGGCGCAGCCGCGAGCGGGAGCGGGCGACGGTCGCGACGAAGAACACCAGGCCCAGGGACATCACGCTGCCCCAGGTGTTGGTGTAGGGGAAGGGTGCCTTCGGCCGGGGCTCCGGCACGCCGAGCACCGTCTGCACGTCCGAGGCCCGCGCGGACACCAGCGTGCTCACGAAGCCGTTGGCGCGCAGGCCGCCGGGCAGCACCCGCTCGGCGAGGGTGGTGATCGACAGGTCGGGGGCGACCAGGCCGAGCAGGCCGCCGGCCACGGCGACCACGAAGACCGTCGCCATCACCCGGTGCACGACCCGGTCCGGGAGCCGGTGGACCGGCGTGTTGCCCAGCCAGACCAGCACGATGGTGGACGCGGCGTACCAGCAGAACCGGTAGCCGAACACCAGCAGGCGCCCGGTGCCGCCGCCGTCGACGGCACCCGGTGCGGCGGCCCAGAGCGTCCCCACGCCGAGCAGCACCCAGGCCAGGAACAGCAGCCACCAGCCGAAGCCGCTGGGCACCAGGACCCGCCGGCGCCGACGCAGGTCGAGCAGCAGCACCACGGCGACCAGCAGTGGCACCACCGAGGCCAGGCCCAGCAGCCACCACACCGGCAGGCCGACCATGCCGACCACGAAGCAGCGCTCGGCTCGGCCCTCCGGTCCCCGTCCGGGCCGGTCACCCGGTGACGTGGTGGACGTCATGGGCCAAGCGAACCCGGCGTCCGCTCGCGGCGGCTCACCAATATTGGGGGACTAATGGCGCACCCGGCCAGGGCCCGGGGGGACGGTCCTACTGTCGCCTGAACGCCCGGATCCGGCACGTGGTGAGGGGAGGCCGCCATGAGGAGGACCGCAGCCGCACTGGCCTGTGTCGCCGCCCTCGCGGGCGCCGCGGGCCTGGTGGCGCCGGTCGGGTCGGCCGTGGCCGGCTCCGAGAGCGGCGGCGTGCTGGTCGGCGAGCAGCCGGTCGCCGGCACCCCGCAGGTGCTCGACGGCGAGGTGTTCGCCATCGCCCAGGTCGGCGGCACCATCGTCCTCGGCGGCAGCTTCACCCGAGCCCGCGACGACGGCAGCGACGTGGAGCTCCCGCGCCGGGGACTCCTGGCCTTCGACGCCGCGACCGGCCGGATCGACCCGGCCTTCCACCCCGACCCGGACGGCGTCGTCGAGGCGGTCACGGTGGGCCGGTCCGGAAGCGTGTACGTCGGCGGGGAGTTCTCCTCGATCGGCGGGCTGCCGCGCGCCGGCCTCGCGCAGGTCGCGCTCGCGGGTGGTGCGGTCGTGCCGGCGTTCGACCCCGGTCGGGTCGACGGCCCGGTCCGGGACCTGCGACTGCGCCACAACCGGCTGTGGGTCGCGGGCGCCTTCACCCGGATCGGCGGGCGCAAGCAGCGCGCGCTCGCGGTCCTCGCGGCGCGCACCGGACGGACCCGGAGCACCCCGCAGGTGCGCCTCGCCGGGCAGGCGCGCCACGGCCTCGGCCGCACCGCCGTGACCCGGATCGACCTCAGCCCGAACGGCCGCTATCTCGCCGTGGTGGGGAACTTCCGCTCCGTCCAGCGCGAGCGCCGCGCGCAGCTCGCCGTGCTCGACCTGCGTCACGGCGCCGCCGTGACGTCCTTCCGCACCCGCTTCTACGCGGCCACCTGCCAGGCCCAGTACTACAGCTACGTCCGCGACGTCGACTTCGCGCCGGACGGCTCGTACTTCGTCGTCGCGACCTCCGGGGGACCCGGCGGGCCCGGGTCGCCGTGCGACAGCGTGGCCCGCTTCGAGACCCGCGGCGCCGACCGGGCGGCCCGGCCGTCGTGGATCGCCTCGACCGGGGGCGACACCCTCCAGGCGGTCGAGGTGACCGCCGGCGCGGTGTACGTCGGCGGCCACCAGCGTTGGCTCAACAACCCGTTCGGGGCCAACACCGCGGGGCCCGGGGCGGTGGTCCGCGAGGGGATCGCCGCGCTCAGCCCGGTCAACGGCCTGCCGTTCACCTGGAATCCGGGGCGCAGCAAGGGCGTCGGTGTCGGGGACCTGCTGGCGACCGGCGCGGGACTCTGGGTGGGCTCCGACACCGACCGGATCGGTGGCCAGGTGCGCGCCCGGATCGCCCTGCTGCCGGCGGGCGGACTCTCCTACCCGGCGGCGTTGGCGCCCCCGCGGCGCCTCGCCACCGTCTACAGCGCCCGCGGCGGCGAGCTGGTCCGCCGCAGCCATCGCGCCAGCCGCGCGGGACCGCCCTCGACCGTCCCCGGCGGCCCGGACTGGACCGGCGTAGCCGGCGCCTTCCTGCTGGGCGGTCAGCTCTACGTCGCCGGGCGCGACGGCTCGTTCACCCGGCGGGCCTTCGACGGCATGACCTACGGGCCGCCCGAGCCGGTGGCCGCCGCCGACGGCCTGGTCCCGCTGCTCGCCTGGCGCGCCGAGCTCGCCACCGTGACCGGCCTGTTCTACGACGGGGGCCGGATCTACTTCACCCTGGCCGGCTCGCGCGCCCTGCACTACCGGTACTTCAACCCGCAGAGCGGCATCGTCGGCGCCGACCGGCTGGTCGCCTCGCGCCGGGTCGGCGGTTTCGCGCCGCGGCGGGTGCGGGGGATGTTCGTCGCGGGTCGGCACCTCTACTGGGTGACCGGCTCCGGCCGGCTGCGCCGGACCGGGTGGCTGCGGACCGCGCAGGCCGCCGAGCCGAGCGGCGAGGCGAGCGACGTCGGCGGCCCGAAGGTCGACGGGGTCCGGTGGGGACCGGGCGTGGTGTTCGCGGGGCCACCGGCACGGCGGGGAGGCTGAGCCGTGTCGACCCCGACCCTGGTGCCTCGGCTCCTGATCGGCGCGGCGATCGGCGCCCTGATCGGCGCCGTGATCGGCGCCGCGGGCGGCTGCGCGGTGAGCGACGGCGCGGGCGCGGCGCCGCCGTCACCGGGCCGGCACCCCGGGAAGGGCCTCGCCAAGCTGGACCTCGGGCTCGGCTTCGACCAGGTGGTGGTGCCCGGCGACATGGTCCCGGGCGCGACCAACGACGGCACCGCGACCGTCGACATCACGGTCGCCACCCAGGCCGGTGGCCGGCTCACCTGGACCCCGGGGCGCGCCGGTGGCTCCGCCGTACGGACCCCGGGCTATGTCGCCGAGGGACCGGTCCCGGCCGCCGCGCTGGTGGTGCGCACCGACCCCTCGGCACCCGACCCGCTCGATCCCGGCGCCGCCGACTTCGTGGTGGGCGTCGACTTCCGGGCCGACCCGGCGACGGCCGGCCGGGCCGAGGACGACGGCGACAACCTGGTCCAGCGCGGCCGCTTCGGCCAGCCCGCCCAGCTCAAGCTCCAGCTCGACCACGGCGTCGCGTCGTGCCGCCTCGCCGGCACCCTCGGCGAGGTCCTGGTCCAGGCGGACCAGGCGGTGACCCCCGAGCGCTGGTATCGGCTCACCTGCACCCGCTCCGCCGGCGCGGTGCGGATGCGGCTCGCTGACCTCGACGGCGGCACCGACCCGCGGGAGTGGGCCGTCACCGCGGACCCCGGGACGATCACCTTCGACGGGGTGCCGTTGTCGATCGGGGCCAAGCTCGCCGACCACGGCCGGATCGCCCCGGGCTCCGCCGACCAGTTCCACGGAACGATCGACCGTGTCGTCCTCGATGTCCGTTGAGGAGCCGGTCCGCCGGATCGCGCTGGTCGCCGAGCGTCGGCTCGTCGGCCAGGCGATCGCCGCCGCGCTGCGCGGCCGGGGCCTGGTCCCGGTGCTGTTCGAGTGGCCCGAGCGCGGCGGACGGCTGTCCTTCCGGCAGGGCCTGGCCCGCAGCGGAGCCTCGGTCGGCGTGATCCTCTGCGACCTGCGCACCCCGGACCTGCTCCACGACGTCGAGCTCCTCGTCAGCCGCGGCCCGATCCGCTGGCTGGTCCTCACCGACAGCGAGTTCGGTCCGCGCTGGGGCACCGTGCTCGGGGCCGGCGCCACCGGCGTACTGCCCACCACCACGACCACCGTCGGCCTCGCCAACGCGGTCCGGGAGACCCTAGCCGGCGGCTCGCCCACGCCGGGCGTGCTCCGCGAGCGGGCGCTGCGCGAGTGGGAGAGCGTGGCCGAGGAGCAGCGCGACCTGGTGCGACGGATGGAGCTGCTCACCCACCGCGAGTACGAGGTCCTCGGCGCGTTGTACGACGGACTCTCGGTACGCCGCATCGCCGAGGCGTCCGGGGTGGCCGAGGCGACGGTGCGCAGCCAGGTGAAGTCGCTGCGTCGCAAGCTCGGGGTGGACTCCCAGCTCGCTGCCGTCGCGCTGTACCGCCGGTCGCTGGAGGTGTTCCCGCGGGCCCGGCAGTGAGCTCTCTCAATGCTGTGGACGACGCCCCGCGCTAGTCCTCCTCGGGGAGCCTGGCCCGCGGCAGCCGGATCACGAAGGTCGTGCCCGGGCCCTCCCGCTCGCCCAGCTCGAGCGTGCCGCCCTGCTCCAGCAGGATGCGCCGGGCCCGGTGCAGCCCGATGCCCTGCCCACCGGACGCCGTGCCGTGGCTGCCCCAAGAGAACAGCCGATCGCGCACCGCCGGGTCCAGGCCCGGCCCGTCGTCGGAGACCAGGATCTCGATGTGCTCGCCGACCCGGCGCGAACTGATCGTGGTGCCCTGGCCGCCGGCGTGGTCGGCGGCGTTGGTGATCAGGGTGCCGAGTGCCTCGGCGAGGTCGTCCTGGCGGGCCCGGACCCGGTGGCCGCCGGGCGTCCAGGCGACCTGGTGCCCGAGCGCCGCCTGCGCCACCACGAACGGCGACACCACGGCGTCGACGGAGACGGTGGTGAGCGGGCCGGGCTGCGCCTTGACCGTACGGCGCAGCCGGGCCGCCTCGATGTCGACCATCCGCTCCAACGCGTCGCGGCGCGGGCCGGCCGGGATCTGGCCGCTGGCCAGCAGCCGGGCGCCGGCGGCCAGGCCGGCGGCGGCGGAGCGGACCTCGTGGGCGACCTCCCGGTCCTGCTTCACCTCGGCCTCCGCCTCGGCGGCCAGGTGGGCGTACCGGGCCACCCGGGCGTCGAGGTGCTCGAGCGCGGTCCGGAGCAGCGAGGCCGCGGTGGTCGCGGTCAGCGCGCTGAACAGGGCGACGCCGACCACGGCCACCGGCGGCGGGGTCATCGCGCCGACGAGGGTCGAGTAGAGCCGGGCGGCGAAGATCGCGAGCATCCCGACACCGATCCGGGTCGAGGCCCACGCCGGCAACGGCGACAGCGCCAGCTGCAGGCCGACGGCCGCCAGGACCAGGCCGATCAGCACCATCAGGACGACATCGACCGGGTCGCCGACCCGCAGCACTCCCGCGTCCGACTCGAAGCGCTTGACCAGCCGGTGCAGTCCGAGGGTGAGCGACGCGGCGCCCAGCCCGAGCGCGATGCCCGTCACGATCAGGTGCTTGCCCGGTACGGCGGCGCGCCGGCCGCGATGGATCACGACCAGCACGACGAGGACGGTGACCAGGTGGCCGTTCGTGAGCCGGAAGGACAGCGGGCTCATCGAGCGGTCGATCATGCCGAGCACGACCAGCGGCGCGTCCTGGACGGCGACCGTGGCCGCGGCGACCGCCATCGCGCCGCGCAGGCCGTCGTACATGAGCCGGGCGTCCACGGCGAGGGCGACGCTGGCGCCCAGCAGCAGCAGGTCGGAGAGCAGCATCACGGCGTGCCCGGCGAGGACCACCCGGTCGCCACGGGGATCGCCGATCATCCCGACCACCAGGTAGGGATAGAGCAGCAGTCCCGCGACCGCGGCGATCCACCACCACGACGAGCGCGTCGCCCGGCGCCCATCGCGGCGGATCCACCGCCGGGCTGGCGACCCCGAGGGGTCGCGGTCCCGACGGCCCCCCAGGTGCGCCGTCATGCCTCCATTGTGGGGAGCCGTCGGTGATCCGGGGCCGGATCGGCCGGATTGGGACCCGGGCCCGGCTCAGATCCCGTGGTTGGCGACGAAGCGCCGCTCGGGGTCGACCGCGTCGCGGACCCGGCACAGCCGCACCCAGTCCTCGCCGTCGTAGAAGCGGCTGGTGTCCACCTTCGACTCCGCGAAGGTCGGGACCAGGCCGGTCCGCGACCACGCGCCGAGCGCGCGCACGACCGAGAAGGCGGCCGCACGGCCGGCGACGGCGGCCTGGGGCGTCGGCGCCATGGCGAGACAGAGCAGCGCGTACTCGCCCGGGACGTGGGCGAGCGCCCCACCGCCGGCAGCCGGTACGCCGAACGCGCCACCCAGGTGCCGCAGCTCCGCGAACAGCAGCCCGCTCCGGGTGCCGGGACCGACCTGCTCGAGGAAGACCTCGATCCCGGACTCGTCCAGCGCGCCGAGCACGCTGTGCTCGCCGACCGCCGGCGACGGCCCGGGCGGGTCCATGTGCACCTGCAGCAGCGCCGTGGTCGGCATCCGGCCGAAGGTGTCCAGCTCGGGTCGCAGCGCCCGCAGCGGTGCGAGCAGCGCGTCGGCGTCGGCGTCGGACTCGAGGACCGCGCCGTCGACGACGACGAGATCGCGCCCGGACAGGAACGGCGGCAGCTCGGGCAGCGGCGGGAAGCTCATCACCCGCAGCGAGGTGGTGGCGGAGTCGGGTGCGGTGCGGCTCCACTCGACCCAGGCGCGGACCACCTCGGGGGCTCGCTCGCGGTCCCAGAGCAGCATGCCGGCGTAGACGTCGGCGTACGGCAGCAGGTCGAGCTCGAGGGCGACCACGACGCCGAGGTTGCCGCCGCCGCCGCGCACCGCCCAGAACAGGTCCGGCTCCTCGGTGGCGCTCGCGCGGCGCAGGGTGCCGTCGGCGGTGACGATCTCGACCGCGCGGAGCGTGTTCACCGACAGGCCGTGGCGGCGTCCGTAGAAGGACAGCCCGCCGCTCAGCAGGAAGCCGGCCACGCCGACGTCGGGCGCGGAGCCGTGGGGCGCGGTGAGTCCGTGCGGCGCCGCGGCGGCGACGACGTCCTCCCACAGCGTGCCGCCGAGCACCCGCGCGGTGCGGGCGGCCGGGTCGACGGTGACGCCGGTCAGGGCGTGCAGGCGCAGCAGGACGACGTCGTCGAGCGCGCCCTCGGCGAGCGCCGCGGCGCCGTGACCGGTGCTCTGCGGCGCGACCCGGAGGCCGGCCTGGGCGGCCGCCCGGACGACGGCCTGGACCTCGGCCGGCGTGCGCGGCACGGCCACGGCGGCGGGTCGCAGGTCGACGGCCAGGTTCCACGGCGTACGGGCCGCGTCGTACCCGGGATCGCCCGGGAGGTGGATCTCGCACCCGGAGCCGAGCCGGGTCAGGGGAGTGAGGTCAGGAGTGGTGGTCATGGCGCCCAGCCTCTGGTCGGCGCGGCGGCCGCCACCATCCCCGATCCGCGTACTCTCCAGCCCCGCCGGCGCTGGGACCCGGACTTCCCCAGAAAAGTGGGATACGCACCCCCGGGCGGATCGGTCACACTGCTGACATGGCCCGAGGACTGACCGCCGAGCGCGTGCGCCAGGACGTCGACGTGGTCGCGCGCGCCGGCCTGGACCTGGAGACCTTCCTCGCCGAGGCGATGGACTCGCTGCGCCGGGCGGTCCCGTGGGAGAGCGCCTGCGTGGCGACGCACGACCCGGGGACCCACCTGCTCACCAGCGGCCGCAAGTACGGCGCCCTCGCCGGGGAGAGCGAGCACGACCACGAGTTCGCGCTCATCGAGTACGGCGAGGTCGAGGCCACCGCCTTCACCGAGCTGGCCCGCACCCACACCGACGCCGCCGGCGTCCACCTGGTCCACGGCGGCCAGGTCGAGCGCTCGCCCCGGATGGAGCGGTTCATGGTGCCGCGCTTCGGCATCGGCGACGAGGCCCGGGTGGCCTTCCGCGACGGCCGCGAGCTGTGGGGCGCGGCCGCGCTCTTCCGCGGGTCCGACGACCGCCCGTTCGACGCCGACGAGATCGACTTCCTCGCCTCCCTCACCGGACTGTTCGCCCGCGGGGTGCGGGCCGGCGTGCTGACCCGGATGGCCGACGTCGTCGCGCCCACGCCCGGGCCCGGCCCCGCGGTGATCATCGTCGGTCCCGACGACCGGGTCACCCAGATGACGCCGACCGCCGAGCAGTGGCTCGGCGAGCTGGTCGACAGCCCCACCCACCCCGACCCGGTGTCGCCGGTCGCCGCGCTGATCGGCTCCGCCCGCCGCTTCGCCCGCGGCGAGGTCACCGCCCCACCGCGCTGCCGGCTGCGCACCGCCGGCGGCATGTGGCTGGTGCTGCAGGCCGGTCCGCTGAGCAGCTTCCGCGACCGCGACGGCGACGTCGTGATCACCATCGAGGAGGCCCGGCCGCCCGAGATCGTGGCCCTCGTCGTCGCCGCCTTCGGGCTGACCCAGCGCGAGCGCGACGTCACGCAGCTGGTGCTCCAGGGCATCGACACCAAGGAGATCGGGCGCACCCTGCATCTCTCGGCGTACACCGTCCAGGACCACCTCAAGTCGGTCTTCGACAAGGCCGGGGTGCGCTCGCGGCGCGAGCTGATCGCGCGGGTCTACTTCGACCAGTACGTGCCCCGCATGGGCGGCGAGCTGGCCCCGTCCGGGTGGTTCGCCTGATGGCCAGCACCCTGCTGCGCGAACGGGTCCGCCAGGACGTCGGCGTCGTCGCCCAGGCCGGCCTCGACCTCGAGTCCTTCTTCGCCGAGGCCATCGAGTCGGTACGCCGCGCGGTCCCGTGGGTCAGCGCGTGCGTCGGCACCCACGATCCCCAGACGCTGCTGCTCACCAGCGACCGCAAGTTCGGCGACCTCGGCCTCCAGGACGACATGCACGACGACCAGTTCGGGCTGCTGGAGTACGGCAGCCCCGAGCCCACGTCGTTCGCCGTGCTCGCCCGCGCGGAGCGGCCCGCGGCCGGCGTCCACCTCAGCACGGGCGGCGACATCACCAGCTCGCTGCGGATCCGGGAGTACCACCAGCACCACTTCGGCTACCACGACGAGGTGCGGCTGATGTTCCGCGACGGCCGACACGTCTGGGGCGGGCTCGGCCTCATGCGCGGGCCCGACGACCGGCCCTTCGACGAGGCCGAGGTCGACTTCCTGGCCTCGCTCGCCCCCGCCTTCGCCCGCGGCGTACGGCTGGGACTGCTGGCCACCCTCGCCGACTCCGACTCCGACTCGCCGCTCGACCTCGGTCCCGCCGTCATCATCGTCGGCGGCGACGACCGGGTCACCCAGACCACCGGAGCCGCCGAGCGCCGGCTCGCCGAGCTCGGCCCCCGCGGCATCTCGCCCGCCGTCGTCTCCAGCCTGGTCGGCGCCGCCCGCCGCTTCGCCCGCGGCGAGTCCACCGACCTGCCCCGCTGCCGGATCCGCGCCACCACCGGCCGCTGGCTGATCCTCCAGGCCGGCCCCCTCAGCGGGCTCGGCGACGCCGCCGGTCAGGTCGTGATCACCATCGAGGAGGCCCGGCCACCCGAGATCGTCTCCCTGGTCGTCGCCGCCTTCGGCCTCACCCCGCGGGAGCGCGACGTCACCCAGCTGGTGCTCCAGGGGGCCGACACCAAGGCCATCGCCGGGAGCCTGCACCTGTCGGCGTACACGGTGCAGGACCACCTCAAGGCGGTGTTCGAGAAGGCGGGCGTGCGCTCGCGGCGGGAGCTGATCGCGCGGGTGTACTTCGAGCAGTATGTGCCGCGGATGAACGAGCAGCTGGCGCCGTCGGGGTGGTTCGTGGGGTAGCGGTGCGGGCCCGGGCGTGGCCACCGGGCGGTGCTGTAACACGCTGTCCACCCGACTACCTGGCGGTTCTCCGCAGTTCGGAGCCGCTGTGGCGGCGTTTCGTGCGGAGAACCGCCGACCAGACGGGCGGACAGCGTGTTACAGCGGCGGCAGGTCAGCCCGCGAAGGCGGTGACCTCGCCGACGACGGTGACCCGCACCTGGTCCCCGGCCGCCGGGACCGAGTCGCTGGGGGTGCGGGCGGTGACCTGCTCGCCGGAGGCCAGCCGGACCCGGATGGTGGCGTCGTGGCCGAAGAAGCTGACGTCGACGACCTCACCAGGTACGCCGTCGGCGGAGCCGGCGGGGCGGACCTGCACCTGC contains:
- a CDS encoding helix-turn-helix transcriptional regulator, producing MSVEEPVRRIALVAERRLVGQAIAAALRGRGLVPVLFEWPERGGRLSFRQGLARSGASVGVILCDLRTPDLLHDVELLVSRGPIRWLVLTDSEFGPRWGTVLGAGATGVLPTTTTTVGLANAVRETLAGGSPTPGVLRERALREWESVAEEQRDLVRRMELLTHREYEVLGALYDGLSVRRIAEASGVAEATVRSQVKSLRRKLGVDSQLAAVALYRRSLEVFPRARQ
- a CDS encoding sensor histidine kinase, which codes for MTAHLGGRRDRDPSGSPARRWIRRDGRRATRSSWWWIAAVAGLLLYPYLVVGMIGDPRGDRVVLAGHAVMLLSDLLLLGASVALAVDARLMYDGLRGAMAVAAATVAVQDAPLVVLGMIDRSMSPLSFRLTNGHLVTVLVVLVVIHRGRRAAVPGKHLIVTGIALGLGAASLTLGLHRLVKRFESDAGVLRVGDPVDVVLMVLIGLVLAAVGLQLALSPLPAWASTRIGVGMLAIFAARLYSTLVGAMTPPPVAVVGVALFSALTATTAASLLRTALEHLDARVARYAHLAAEAEAEVKQDREVAHEVRSAAAGLAAGARLLASGQIPAGPRRDALERMVDIEAARLRRTVKAQPGPLTTVSVDAVVSPFVVAQAALGHQVAWTPGGHRVRARQDDLAEALGTLITNAADHAGGQGTTISSRRVGEHIEILVSDDGPGLDPAVRDRLFSWGSHGTASGGQGIGLHRARRILLEQGGTLELGEREGPGTTFVIRLPRARLPEED
- a CDS encoding FAD-binding oxidoreductase; the encoded protein is MTTTPDLTPLTRLGSGCEIHLPGDPGYDAARTPWNLAVDLRPAAVAVPRTPAEVQAVVRAAAQAGLRVAPQSTGHGAAALAEGALDDVVLLRLHALTGVTVDPAARTARVLGGTLWEDVVAAAAPHGLTAPHGSAPDVGVAGFLLSGGLSFYGRRHGLSVNTLRAVEIVTADGTLRRASATEEPDLFWAVRGGGGNLGVVVALELDLLPYADVYAGMLLWDRERAPEVVRAWVEWSRTAPDSATTSLRVMSFPPLPELPPFLSGRDLVVVDGAVLESDADADALLAPLRALRPELDTFGRMPTTALLQVHMDPPGPSPAVGEHSVLGALDESGIEVFLEQVGPGTRSGLLFAELRHLGGAFGVPAAGGGALAHVPGEYALLCLAMAPTPQAAVAGRAAAFSVVRALGAWSRTGLVPTFAESKVDTSRFYDGEDWVRLCRVRDAVDPERRFVANHGI
- a CDS encoding LuxR C-terminal-related transcriptional regulator, which produces MARGLTAERVRQDVDVVARAGLDLETFLAEAMDSLRRAVPWESACVATHDPGTHLLTSGRKYGALAGESEHDHEFALIEYGEVEATAFTELARTHTDAAGVHLVHGGQVERSPRMERFMVPRFGIGDEARVAFRDGRELWGAAALFRGSDDRPFDADEIDFLASLTGLFARGVRAGVLTRMADVVAPTPGPGPAVIIVGPDDRVTQMTPTAEQWLGELVDSPTHPDPVSPVAALIGSARRFARGEVTAPPRCRLRTAGGMWLVLQAGPLSSFRDRDGDVVITIEEARPPEIVALVVAAFGLTQRERDVTQLVLQGIDTKEIGRTLHLSAYTVQDHLKSVFDKAGVRSRRELIARVYFDQYVPRMGGELAPSGWFA
- a CDS encoding helix-turn-helix transcriptional regulator; protein product: MASTLLRERVRQDVGVVAQAGLDLESFFAEAIESVRRAVPWVSACVGTHDPQTLLLTSDRKFGDLGLQDDMHDDQFGLLEYGSPEPTSFAVLARAERPAAGVHLSTGGDITSSLRIREYHQHHFGYHDEVRLMFRDGRHVWGGLGLMRGPDDRPFDEAEVDFLASLAPAFARGVRLGLLATLADSDSDSPLDLGPAVIIVGGDDRVTQTTGAAERRLAELGPRGISPAVVSSLVGAARRFARGESTDLPRCRIRATTGRWLILQAGPLSGLGDAAGQVVITIEEARPPEIVSLVVAAFGLTPRERDVTQLVLQGADTKAIAGSLHLSAYTVQDHLKAVFEKAGVRSRRELIARVYFEQYVPRMNEQLAPSGWFVG